From Flexistipes sp.:
AGAGAGCAGTACCGGGATTCATCTCTGGTTGAAAATATACTTGTCAGTGTAAATGAGGATTCCGTCAGAGGAAGAGTTTATTTGGCTCCCCCGGAACAAAGGGTTTTAAGTACCGCTGAATTTGTGCAAAAATGGAGAAAAGAGTTGGGCTCAATACCGGATGCTGAACAGGTGAATTTTCAGTCAGATTTCGGAGGTCCGGGCTCCGGTGCAGATCTCACTGTTGAACTGAGCCACCAGAATATGGATGTTTTAAAGGCAGCAAGTTCAGAGTTAGCAGATGAAATTGCAAAATTTGACATTGCCTCAGATATTGAAGACGGATTTGTTGAGGGTAAAGACCAATTCGATGTTTATCTTAAGCCAAAAGCCTATTTTCTCGGCTTGACACCGCAAATAGTTGCAAGGGAGCTGAGAAGCAGATATTATGGTGTGGAAGCATTGAAACAGTTAAGAGGGAAAAATGAAGTGACCGTGATGGTCAGAATCGATAAAAAGGAAAGAACAAGCGTCCACTATTTCAACAATATGAAAATAAGCACGCCCTCCGGGGTTGAGGTGCCGTTAGATACGATTGCCAATATTAAACGCGGGAAAGCTTACACTTCCATAAACAGGCGCGACGGTAAAAGGATTGTTTCGGTGACAGCGGATGTTGAGCCACAGAACAGAACAGTGGAGATAGTAAATTCACTCCAAAAAGGTTTTCTTGATGAACTGGCGGCAAAGTATCCCGGTCTTTCTTACAGCTTCGAGGGTAAACAGTCCGATTTAAAAGAAAGCGTCGGCTCCTTAATGCGCGGCCTTGCCATGGCATTGTTGGCCATCTATGTGATTTTGGCGATTCCTTTTAAAAGCTACATGCAGCCGGTCATTATAATGTGCAGCATCCCTTTCGGCGTTGTAGGTGCTGTTTACGGGCATTTACTTCTGGGCTACAGTCTCAGTCTCATGAGTCTTTTCGGCATTGTGGCTTTGGCAGGGGTGGTTGTGAACAGCTCCCTTGTTCTTATCGATTATGCAAACAGATTAAGACGCAATAGTAATTATACAGCATATACAGCAATTATTGAATCCTCTCTTTCACGCTTCAGGCCGGTATTCCTCACAACATTCACGACATTCTTCGGTCTTATGCCGATGATTTTTGAAACTTCAAGACAGGCACGTTTTCTTATTCCGATGGCTATATCACTCGGGTTTGGGATACTGTTTTCTATTCTGATTACTCTTATTTTTGTCCCCTCGCTTTATGTGATTCTCGAAGATTTAAAAAACTTTTTGATAAAAGTTTTTGCACCGGCGAAAAGGTTTGGTGACGAGATGCACGACAGCACTGAAAAAAATAATTAGGACGAAGGAGAAAAAATGAAAATTTTTAATAACATTTTTATGATGTTTATTTTCAGCCTGGTGATTGCTAACACGGTGTGGGCGGGTAACAACATTTATCCGGCTGAGCTTGGAGGACTTAAAAAAATCAGAATGATAGAAGGTGAAGAAGCGATACAATCTGTAATGAAGCTTCACAGGGGAGCCAAAATTACACTTAAGGATGCTGTGGTGGCGGAATACGGAGGAAATAACGGTGGAAAAGCAATAATATGGGCATCAATGTCAGAAACCAGCAAAGCTGCAGGAAATTTGATCAGTAGAATGAATAAAAAGATGCCTTCAAGTAAAATGTACAGAAATTTCAGTTCCATAAAAGTCAACAGGTGTAAAATATATTCTGTGGATGGAATGGGTATGAAAAACTATTATTTTGTAAAAGATAAATGGAATTACTGGCTGACAGTTAACGCAGGCAACAGCAGAGCTGTTTTGAATGATTTTATGAGCAATCTGACAGATTGTAAAATCCCGGAATAAGTTTAAAGGCTTTGAGCTGCCGGAATATCATCTGTGCAGCTTTTAATGTTTTAACCAATCCCTTCAACCAGCATACAAATTATTAATTTCCCTCTTACGAAAGGCTGTAAGATTGCTTTCTGAGCACTTAATGCGCTAAATGCTGATTGCAATAAAGCGCGGTTAAAAAGCGCTAAACTTGTCATGAATGCAAGTTCACCTTCTGTTGATTTGCCCATTATTGTTTGTTAAGATTAATAGATAGCTGATAAATTAAGACTTTTAAATAATTATGTGACTGTCACCTTAAACTCGTTTCAGAGTCTCGTAAGCTATTGGTAATAAGAGACGCTGAAATAAATGGTTGACTATGGCCACCATTTATCTGCCTAAAGGGGGATCCAGCAGCAGGATTTTTGGTATAATATTTAAAGCAAAATAATAAAAATTTAAATGAGGGTAATATGAGTGAGGAGAAAAAAGATCATCAGAGTGAAAGTGGTAAGCGTGAATGGTTTCACCTTGATATTCATCCCTGGGTATTTTTTATTTCGGCTGCACTGATTATTTTGTTTGTCGTCGGTGCTATTTTATTCCAGAGTTATCTTGGTAATTTTTTCGGGCAGATGCAGAATGGGATGTCAAAGTATGCCGGATGGTTTTTTATTTTTACAGTTAATATCGTTTTGGTAGTTTGTCTTGTGGTTCTGATAAGCAGGTTTGGGAGTATAAAACTTGGCGGGCCTGATGCTGAGCCTGAATTTTCTACAATGGGCTGGTTTTCTATGCTTTTTTCAGCGGGAATGGGAATAGGGCTTTTATTCTATGGTGTAGCAGAACCGATGTTCCACTATACCGCCAACCCCTTAACGGAACCGGGTACTCAGGAGGCTGCCCGAAGAGCCATGGACATAACCTTTCTTCACTGGGGACTTCATCCGTGGGGTGTATACACAATAGTCGGATTATCGTTGGCTTTTTTCTCTTTTAATAAGAATCTGCCGTTATCTATCAGAACTGCCTTTTATCCGGTTTTTGGAGAGAAGATTTATGGCGGCATAGGCAATGTAATTGATATTATTGCAACAGTGGCTACACTTTTCGGCGTTGCCACTTCATTGGGGCTTGGTGTGCAGCAGGTTAATGCCGGTCTTGATCACTTGCTGGGCATAGGGCAGACCAAGACAATCCAGGTAATATTGATAACAATTATTACTGCCTTTGCCACCTGGTCAGTTGTTAACGGCCTGGACAAAGGTATTAAAAGGTTATCGCAAATAAATATCGGTTTGGCGTTTTTACTGCTGGTATTTGTGTTTATACTGGGTCCTACATTATTTATTTTAAACGCTTTTCTGGAGAATATCGGATATTATCTTCAATATCTGCCGCAGCTTTCCACATGGAATGAGACATATGAGCATTCCCAGTGGCAGCACGGCTGGACAATTTTTTACTGGGCATGGTGGATTGCATGGTCTCCGTTTGTTGGAATGTTTATCGCCCGGGTATCCTATGGAAGGACAATTAAACAGTTTATTCTTGGGGTTCTTCTTGTACCGACTCTGGTAACGTTTATATGGATAACTGTTTTCGGTAATACAGCTCTTTTTATAGAAATGTTCGGGGCAGGAGGTATTGCTAAAGCGGTACAGGAAAACATTCCTCTTTCAATGTTTGTGTTGATGGAAAATTTTCCATTGTCTACAGTTACTTCAGCTTTGACAGTATTTGTAGTGATTGCATTTTTTGTTACTTCATCAGACTCCGGTTCAATGGTAATAGATATTATTACTTCAGGCGGTAACCCCAATCCTCCTGTGCTTTCACGGCTTTTTTGGGCGATACTGGAAGGTGTGGTTGCGGCTTCTCTTCTTGTTGGTGGGGGTCTTGTTGCTCTCCAAACAGCGGCAATTACAACAGGTCTGCCGTTTGCGTTAGTGTTGCTGGGCATGTGTTATGCCCTTTTTAAGGGTCTTTCGGAATATGCCGGGCCACAGGAGTTTAAAATAACCGGACCTGAGCTGAAAAAAACGCGCAGTGTTAAAGTAAAGAAAAGACCTAAGTTGGATAAAACTTTTGGCAGCAGAAGGCTTTGGTAAAGGGGGTGGGCAGTGATTAAAAAAATTATTTTTATTTTATTAATGAGTTTTTTGGGAGTCAATCTTTTTGCAGCAGATAAAGTTGTGAAAATTGGATATGCAGACTGGTCAAGTTCAATTGCAACCAGTTATACTGTAAAGGCGATTATGGAAGAAAAGATGGGAGTTCGTTGCAGGCTGATAGAAATGCCTGCTGACGAAATGTGGAAATCAGTTGCAGAAGGCAGGGTTGATGCTATTTTATCTGCATGGCTGCCCGATACTCATGAAAAATATTATAACGAATATAAAGATTCCGTTGTAAATCTTGGTGCTAACCTTAAAGGGACTAAAATAGGACTGGTTATTCCCCAGGTACCTGCCGGCAGATTTACAACAGGAACAGGGATACAAAACAAACCTTATATGGATATTGACTCTATCCCTGAGCTTCAACAATATAAAACGAAACTGAAGAGAA
This genomic window contains:
- a CDS encoding BCCT family transporter, whose product is MSEEKKDHQSESGKREWFHLDIHPWVFFISAALIILFVVGAILFQSYLGNFFGQMQNGMSKYAGWFFIFTVNIVLVVCLVVLISRFGSIKLGGPDAEPEFSTMGWFSMLFSAGMGIGLLFYGVAEPMFHYTANPLTEPGTQEAARRAMDITFLHWGLHPWGVYTIVGLSLAFFSFNKNLPLSIRTAFYPVFGEKIYGGIGNVIDIIATVATLFGVATSLGLGVQQVNAGLDHLLGIGQTKTIQVILITIITAFATWSVVNGLDKGIKRLSQINIGLAFLLLVFVFILGPTLFILNAFLENIGYYLQYLPQLSTWNETYEHSQWQHGWTIFYWAWWIAWSPFVGMFIARVSYGRTIKQFILGVLLVPTLVTFIWITVFGNTALFIEMFGAGGIAKAVQENIPLSMFVLMENFPLSTVTSALTVFVVIAFFVTSSDSGSMVIDIITSGGNPNPPVLSRLFWAILEGVVAASLLVGGGLVALQTAAITTGLPFALVLLGMCYALFKGLSEYAGPQEFKITGPELKKTRSVKVKKRPKLDKTFGSRRLW
- a CDS encoding glycine betaine ABC transporter substrate-binding protein, which encodes MIKKIIFILLMSFLGVNLFAADKVVKIGYADWSSSIATSYTVKAIMEEKMGVRCRLIEMPADEMWKSVAEGRVDAILSAWLPDTHEKYYNEYKDSVVNLGANLKGTKIGLVIPQVPAGRFTTGTGIQNKPYMDIDSIPELQQYKTKLKRRIIGIDPEAGIMLKTREAIEEYNLDSFRLISISEQNMLNELERAIRYKRWIVVTGWEPHWIFARWDLKFLDDPKNVYGDGGYIATVVRKGLKDDMPSIYKFLDNFNWQKDDIEQVMMWIHQDRGNFPYEKALRWIKANENKIQNWLN